In Gossypium hirsutum isolate 1008001.06 chromosome A10, Gossypium_hirsutum_v2.1, whole genome shotgun sequence, the DNA window GTAATTTACCAAAATTCTATTATAGTGATATTTGTGGGATCTTTTCAAATCAAtggttgaaataaaataaaaagaaaaagaaacaacaatCCACCCTTGATCATGCTATGTAGTATTTGCATTGAGAAATGTGAGTATATCTTTTAACTAATTCAACCTGTGTCCACACAAAGgaggagaaattattttttagagaAAAGTAATGTATTCGATAATTGATTGAATAGGTTTCAGATCACCAGcacaattttttaatttctaaaatggCTTAATCAAATAATTACCCAAAAATAGATTCCctaaatatttttcatatcaaAGAGAAGCTCAACCAATTACGAAATTTGATACTTATTATACCAAATCATgattaaaataaacatgtttaatAAACAATATACTATGTTATACTCACAAtataagtgaaagaaaaaaaagttaaattataggtGGAGTGGTAAAGTCTTCGTCAATTTGGGATACAATCTTTAGatgttttgtttatatatttgatACGACGATATGTATGGGGGATGGGAGTAAAATGATTCAAACCCATGCTAAATGAGTATTTAACAAAAGTTTTAACCATCGCTCTATATTAGTCaagataaaaatatcaaaacaagGAAAAGAGAGCCACCTTAAAGGGTATTCCAAGCCGAGATGAAATTAAGGTAAAGTAAGAAGGTTGAAGGTAAGGAGAGAGAGAGTCCCTTCTTTGTGGAAGTTAAAGATTTTATACTCTTAGCTCTTTAAGTACCACATGTCACTTCCTTATTAATGGGTAAGGGACAAATGGCTAAGTGGCCTGCCATTATGGATTTAGATAGGGTGAAGATTGAGCGTGCTTTCAATTATTTCAAATGAAACATGACAATTGAGGTTAAAAGTGATGATTGTTGAATGAAATTCACACGAACCTACATAAATGTTAAACTGAATATTTTCGAAGAATGTGCTTTAAAAGCAAGTTCAAGAAATATGTTCGAAATGATGTATCTGAGGGTTGAAGATATAACAATAATAAGTtgaattttccattttaattgtacaaaaattttatgatatacaCAATAATTGACTCCCAAACATCAACACTAcaaagaataattattttttttaatttttgttttatctcttaaaccaaattaaaattttaaactttccaAAATCAAAATGAGAATGCCAAAGCAACTCACTTCTTAATCCACCGAGTCAACCCAGACCCACCCTGCCCACGACTCCAAAACTCGCCCAAAAACGTCTTGGCCGCATCCAAACTAGGGAAATAAGTAGGCTCCAAGAATATCTGACTCAACGAGTCACCCGAGTCAGAACTCGTCACGACTCGGTTCCCTTTAGCTTCCAAGCTCCCCATAACCACCACCAGCACTTGCTTGTACCCATAAAAGAACCGTTTCAAGGCTCCTTCGATGGCTTGCAAGGCTTGTACCAAAAACACCTTATTACCCTCCTGCTTCTCTGCGTACAGTTTCATTGCAGCTTCTTGAATCCTGGGTCCACCTTTAGGGTCTACTTCCACCCCCAAAATAAACGGAACCTTATGTTTTAATTCCttggacattttggtaatttcaacTAACCCTTTCGATCTGAAACAAAGCGCTTCCGTTTCGTTCACCGATTTTATCATTAATTGGCTTTTGAGACGAAGGAAATCGTCAGGGTCCATTAACAAGTGGAGATCTTCGATTTCCGATAGAAGCTTCCAGATCTTTTCTGTTAAGTAACCGTCGTTCGCGGCGGTTTCGAAGTTACCGGCGTCGATTCTCAAAACGATGCGTTTCAACACTTGTTTCGCTGTTTGGATCCACGCTTCGAGGATCTGGTGTACGGTGTAAAGCGTCACGTTCTCGTGGTTGTCGACGTGATCGTACGGACTCTTCTTCACCGCGTGGAGTTCGTTCGGCTTGCAAACGGCGTCGTAATCCAAGTTGGGTTTACCGGATAAGTTCGGTTCTCCTAATCCGAGAGTGTACGGACACCGCCTCATCTCACACTCAATGGAATAAAGGATTTTCTCCGCCACATCCTCGGATTTCTGCCACGTGGCGAGCCGCGGTAGCAAGCTGGATTCGCTGGT includes these proteins:
- the LOC107934984 gene encoding nematode resistance protein-like HSPRO2 yields the protein MKMVDLDWKAKMVSSDISNKSSKLSIPTPLRLLNMSSPLSTSASASSAYEYYLRLPELRMLWEAKEFPAWQNEVVLKPALHALEITFRFISIVLSDPRPYSNRREWTRRLESLATSQIELIAMICEDENEDKTTAGTAPIVDLTSSNGVLARECSSTEVWKVHGETTVVNRTSESSLLPRLATWQKSEDVAEKILYSIECEMRRCPYTLGLGEPNLSGKPNLDYDAVCKPNELHAVKKSPYDHVDNHENVTLYTVHQILEAWIQTAKQVLKRIVLRIDAGNFETAANDGYLTEKIWKLLSEIEDLHLLMDPDDFLRLKSQLMIKSVNETEALCFRSKGLVEITKMSKELKHKVPFILGVEVDPKGGPRIQEAAMKLYAEKQEGNKVFLVQALQAIEGALKRFFYGYKQVLVVVMGSLEAKGNRVVTSSDSGDSLSQIFLEPTYFPSLDAAKTFLGEFWSRGQGGSGLTRWIKK